From Paenibacillus graminis:
TCGCTTAATCTGATTACCGGGATTACCGGACAGTTTTCCATCGGTCATGCAGGATTTATGTCGGTAGGTGCATATACCTCGGCTATTCTGACTCTGGATTATAACGTCCCGTTCATCCCGGGCATCCTTGCCGGAGGTCTGCTGGCTGCTGTATTTGGCGTATTGATTGGCATGCCGACCCTACGGCTGAACGGTGACTATCTGGCTATCGCTACCCTTGGCTTCGGAGAAATTATCCGCATCATCATGCTCAACACGGAATATGTCGGCGGAGCATCAGGACTGAGCGGCATTCCGGCCAAAACCACATGGACCATGCTCTTCCTGTTCACCCTGATTACAGTGGTAGTGATCAACAACTTCATCGGGTCTACACACGGCCGCGCTTGTATCGCCATCCGTGAGAATGAGATAGCCGCAGAGGCTATGGGGATCAACACCACCCGTTACAAAATCATTGCTTTTACCATCGGTGCCTTGTTCGCCGGTATGGCCGGCGGGTTGTCAGCTCATACGTTCTACGTTATTACTCCGGGCAGCTTCAACTTCCTGAAATCGTTCGAAATCATCGTTATGGTTGTACTCGGGGGACTTGGCAGCACAGCCGGTTCCATCGTCGGAGCGGTCTTCGTTACTCTGCTCTATACTTACTTACGCGAATTCCCGGAATGGCGGATGATTATTTATTCAATCGTTCTGATACTGATGATGATCTTCCGTCCAAGCGGCCTGCTTGGCAAAACCAAATTCTCTCTAGGCAGGTTCGGCAAAAAGGAGGCCAAGGCAAATGACGCAATCAGCGAAAGCAGTGCTCCTTGATGTTAAGGAGGCCAGCCGCTCTTTTGGCGGACTTAAAGCCCTTAGCGAAGTTTCCCTTCATATCGGCAAAGGTGAGCTTATCGGTCTGATCGGACCCAACGGTGCAGGCAAAACAACACTGTTCAACCTGCTGACCGGAGTTTACCCGCCCTCTACAGGCAGCATCATCCTTAACAATGAGTCGATCGGCGGCATGAAGCCCTACAAGATTAACCATAAAGGGGCGGCGCGCACGTTTCAGAACATCCGGCTGTTTACATCCATGACCGTGCTGGAAAATGTCAAAATTGCCTTCCACCAACATGCCAGGCACTCTCTGTTCACCTCGATGCTCCGGCTGCCGAAGCACTTCAGGGGAGAAGATGAAATCACACAAAAGGCTATGGATATCCTGAAAATATTTAATCTGGCCGATCAATGCGGTGAGGTTGCCAGCAATCTCAGCTACGGGAACCAGCGCCGTCTTGAGATTGCGCGGGCTCTGGCCGCAGGTCCGAGGCTGCTGCTCCTGGATGAACCGGCAGCGGGTATGAACCCGAATGAAACGCGTGATCTGATGAATCTGATTGCCTGGATCCGTAAGGAATTCGATCTTACAATTCTCCTGATTGAACATGATATGTCTCTGGTCATGGGCGTTTGCGACCGGATCTATGTGCTGGACCGCGGCATGCTGATTGCGAATGGCACACCCTCGGAGATCCGGAGCAATCCGAAGGTCATCGAAGCGTATTTGGGACAGGAGGCGTAAGAACTATGCTCAAAGTTCAGGGAATCAACGTTTATTATGGAGCCATTCATGCTCTGAAAGACCTCAGTATTGAAGTGAAGCAAGGGGAGATCGTGACCTTAATCGGTGCCAACGGCGCCGGCAAGTCAACACTGCTCAAAACGCTATCCGGCTTGCTGAAGCCAAAAACAGGCAGTATTGAATTTCTGGATAAATCCATTACCAACCAGAGTGTCCAGTCGGTTGTGAAGCAGGGGTTGATTCATTGCCCGGAGGGGCGGCGCGTATTCGCCAATATGTCGGTAGAAGAAAATCTCGAGCTTGGCGCTTACCTGCAGAATCCGTCCAGTCTGGCGGCTGACTTCGAGAGAATCTACAATACCTTTCCGCGACTTCTGGAACGCAAGAAGCAGCAGGCCGGAACGCTGTCCGGCGGCGAACAGCAGATGCTTGCCATGGGCCGTGCGCTTATGGGGCACCCCAAGCTGCTGCTGCTGGATGAACCGTCCATGGGGCTTGCCCCGCTCCTGGTTCAGGACATTTTCACAATCGTCAAAGAAGTCAACGCTGCCGGCACAACCGTACTGCTTGTGGAGCAGAATGCGCATCAGGCCCTCAAAATCGCCCACCGCGCTTATGTGCTGGAGACTGGCAGAGTGGTGCTGGAAGGCGGCGCCAAGGAGCTGGCGGATTCTGAAGAGATAAAAATGGCTTACCTCGGACACTAGGCCCGGGCTGATATGCGGCATCAGGGAAACAACATATAAAAATTCAATTATTCGGGAGGCTGAGAGAAACAATGAAGAAAATTGGGGCCATTATTTTGTCGGCGGTACTGACAGCAGTATTAGCATCGGGCTGCGGCAACAACAAGACAGAGAACAGCGGCAACTCTGCAAGCGGCGGCAACACTGCCGGGGACACAATCAAAATCGGTGCTGACCTTGAGCTCACAGGCGGCCAGGCTTCTTTCGGCGACTCCGCATCAAAGGGCGCGAAGCTGGCTGTCCAGCAGATTAACGACGCAGGCGGTATTCTTGGCAAGAAGCTCGAACTGGTTGTAGCTGATAATGCCTCCAAATCCGAGGAAGCGACACAGGTTGCCCAAAAATTGATTACAACAGATAAGGCGGTTACCATTATTGGTGCTTCCACATCAACCAACACATTGGGGATTGTTCCAGTAGCCACCGAAAAAGAAATTCCACTCGTCTCAGTGGGTGCTACCAACCCTAAGGTTACCGTGGACGAACGCACGGGCAAAGTGAATGATTGGGTATTCCGCGCTGCCTTCATCGATCCATTCCAAGGCCAGGTAATGGCTAACTTTGCCCTGGATTCCCTGAAAGCCAAAACTGCAGTAATCTATACTGATACGTCGAGTGACTACTCGAAAGGTCTGCAGAAATTCTTTGAAGAAACCTTTAAATCCAAAGGCGGAGAAGTGCTGAGCCAAGAGTCTTACCAACAAAAAGATTCGGACTTCAAAGCCGTACTGACCCGTATCAAAGCCGCCAATCCGGATGTTATTTACCTGCCCGGGTATTATGAAGAAGTGGGTAAAATCCTGAAACAGGCACGTGGGATGGGCATCACTGCCCCATTCCTGGGCGGAGATGGCTGGGATTCTCCTCAGCTGGCTGAAATCGCCGGTGCAGATGCGCTGAATGACACGTATATGTCCAATCACTATTCGCCGGAAGATACAGCTGCTGAAGTTACCAGCTTCGTAGATGCCTACAAAGCCGCTAATGGCGGAGCAGTGCCTGACGGCATGGCCGCGCTGGGTTATGATGCACTCAAGCTGGTTGCCGATGCAATTACCCGTGCCGGAGAAGCAGACCCTGCCAAGATCAAGGATGCTCTGGCGGCAACCAAAGACCTGCAGCTGGCTACCGGTAAAATTACGCTGAATGAAACGCATGACCCGGTAAAAGCGGCTGTTGTGCTGAAATTCGTCGGCGGCAAGCAAACGTTCGAAACGAAGGTTAATCCTTAAGCTGACCTTGCGCATATGATAAAATAAATCTGACTGCTGAAAAGAAAGGCTCATAAGCGGGCCTTTCTTTTCGCATCCTAATACACCGTAGGCTTGTACTCTCATAACATCTAAGGAGGCGGTAAAATGATTGTCGGCGTACCCAGAGAGATCAAGAACAACGAGAATCGTGTAGCAATCACTCCAGCAGGGGTTGAAGCACTCCGCAAAGCTGGCCATGAGGTGTTCATTGAGCAATTGGCGGGTTCAGGAAGCGGCTTCGATGATAGTGAGTATCTGAATAAGGGTGCAGCAATAGTGGAGTCCGCAGCGGAAGTATGGAGTAAGTCAGATATGATTATAAAAGTAAAAGAGCCGCTGCCGGAAGAGTACGGGTATTTCCGCAAGGGGCTGATCCTGTTCACCTATCTGCATCTGGCACCGGAAGCCGGATTGACTGCAGCCCTGGTTGAGAGCGGCGTAACAGCAGTCGGCTATGAGACAATCCAGTTGGAAGACGGCTCCTTGCCGCTGCTCATTCCAATGAGCGAGGTGGCCGGACGGATGGCCGTTCAGATCGGAGCCCGGCTATTGGAGAAGCCGCAAGGAGGCAAAGGCGTGCTGCTCGGCGGTGTTCCCGGTGTGCAGCCGGGTGAGGTAGTGATCCTGGGTGGAGGCATTGTGGGCACCAACGCGGCCAAGATTGCGCTTGGCTTGGGGGCGAGAGTTACCGTGCTGGACCGGAATGCGAACCGGCTCCGGGCTCTTGATGATATTTTTGGCGGGCGTCTGGTTACCGTCATGTCTGATTCGTATCACATCGAACAAGCTGTGCGCAAAGCGGATCTGCTGATCGGTGCCGTACTGATTCCAGGTGCCCGGGCACCCAAGCTGGTAAAAGAGTACATGGTGCAGCAAATGGCGGAAGGCTCCGTTATTGTGGATGTTGCAATTGATCAGGGCGGTTCCATAGAAACCATTGACCGGATCACTACCCACGAAAATCCCACCTATGTGAAGCATGGAGTTGTCCATTATGCTGTAGCGAATATGCCGGGAGCAGTGGCCCGGACCTCGACCCTTGCACTCACGAATGTGACCATTCCCTATGCACTGCAGATCGCCAATCTGGGCATTCATGCGGCGGCGGTGAACAATGCGGCATTAGCCAGCGGTATTAATGTGGCCGCCGGGTATGTGACCAATCCCGCTGTGGCGCAAAGTCTCGGCTATGAAGCTGCGGGTGGCATAGAGGTGCTGGCTGCTGCCGGCGGGCGAGGCTAAGTGCGCTGCCGGGTAATCGGTGCGGGGCGGAAATGAGGGGGACCTGCATATACAGACTGATGCAGCCCCCTCAAAATTTGATAAAAAAACTTCTTGTCAAAAATCGCTGTGTTTGATATACTCATTTTTGTTGTGACAAACATGCAAGTTATCAATCATGGCTCGTTGGTCAAGGGGTTAAGACACCTCCCTTTCACGGAGGTAACATGGGTTCGAATCCCATACGAGTCACCATTTCTTCTGCGAGTTTTGGGATGAGAATCCATAGGGTTCGTTGAAGCATTATTATGCGGTAGTGGTGGAATGGCAGACACGCTATCTTGAGGGGGTAGTGGGTGTATACCCGTGGAGGTTCGAGTCCTCTCTACCGCATACAGTTAGTTAGCAAGAAGAACCTTGATCCTTCAAGGTTCTTCTTGCTTTCTTTATGTTTTAGTATCCCATTGTTGGCGAATGGATAGCAGCAAATACTTTGAACAATTGATAGAGCTTTAATGCTACAATGTTCGTAATGACAGCCTGCAAATGTTTGCTTGGAATCATAAATTCAGGTTTACCTATTAATAATTTTGGCGGAAGGCGGGTTGCCGATGCACTCCATCTACGAACGGATTGAATATCTGATTAAACAACAAGGACTTACCAAGAAAGCTTTCTCTGAGCAGTTGAACATTAGCACGGGTAACATGGGGGACTGGAAGCGGGGCAAGTCGACACCCGGCACGCATAAGCTGATTGAGATTGCCGCATTTTTTAAGGTCAGCCTGGATTGGCTGATTCTGGGCAAGCAGAATGCAGGCACGCTGAAAGAAAGTGGAGAGGATTATTTTTTTGGCCAAATAGGGCAACTGAATTGCCAAACTGACGAGCTGCTGCCGAAAGAGAAGGAATTTATCAAGGAATATATTGAATTTACTGAGTACCGTAAGCGTAAGGCGGACGGGGATTTTTCTCATGAGTAAGTATGATTTATTCATCCCGGAGTCCGGCCCATTGAACCGGACCCTGGATCTTTCGGATTGAACTACAGCGGGGTGATCTGACATGGATGAAAATTCCTAAGCGGGTATCTTTACTTTTTGCTGCAATCGATTTATAATATTGAATGTTGGCCTCTAACAAAGCTTAAACATTGTACACACTGCGCGGTAGTGGTGGAATGGCAGACACGCTATCTTGAGGGGGTAGTGGGTGTATACCCGTGGAGGTTCGAGTCCTCTCTACCGCATAACTATTGAAGAAAGCAAAAAACCTTGATGATTCAAGGTTTTTTGCTTGTTGAAATCTGTATTAATGAAATGCATGACATCGTTCTTCACATTAGCCGCTCCCCAATCAGAGTACTTTATCTGATGGGGGGCGGCTTGTTTGGTTACGGAGATGGCTGCTGCGCTTATGTGCAAAGGCTACGATGGAGGCAGGCCCAAAAGCTCTGAAACCTGGCGCCGGTAGCGTTCCGCTTTGCGGGTGCCATGGATCAGGTTGGATAGGCGATAAGGCGGGATGTTGTAGATTTCACAGAATTTTTTCTGGTCCAGATGCAGCTCTGTCAATCGTTGCTTGATTGCCCAGCCGTAAGGAGTAATGGGACGTTTACTGTTCAAAAAGGGCTCACCTCTTATCGACTATCCAGCCGTGTGATATAATGGGATAAGACATAATAATAGTTAATTATATACTTTTTTACGTCATTTTACAATAATAATTACGCAAATAAGTGCTTTTTAAATACTATGGAGGGCGGTTAGCCGATGCAGTCCATCTATGAGAGAATTGAATACCTGATTAAGCAAAAGGGAATTACCAAGAAATCATTCTGTGAACAGTTAAATATCAGCACAGGGAACATGGGGGATTGGAAGCGGGGCAAGTCAACACCGGGGACGCATAAGCTGATTGAGATCGGGTCCTTTTTTCATGTGAGTCTGGACTGGCTGATCCTGGGCAAAAAGACATCTGAAATGGTGCGTGAAGGTTCGGAGGATTATTTTTTTGGCCAATTGCGGCAATTGAATTGCCAAACGGATGCGCTGAAGCCGGAGGAGCAGAATTTCATTAAGGAATACTTCGAATTTACCCAATACCGGAAGCAAAAAGAAACGGAAGAAAATTCTTAATTTAGGGGTTTTTACTTTGCCCTAGCCCTGCAGCGTTCGCCGAAAGACAGCTATTATTGCACAAAAAAGTTATTGGAAACGGGTGGCTGGAGGTTTAATTTTATTAAGCATGCGAAGGATTTCCTTCGCATGCTTTTTTACTTTGAAGTCACACTGCCTTGCGGGGCTTTTTCTTTTTGGCTTAAGGGCTGCCCAAAAGGGCAGAATCCGCGTGCCCTTTTGGACGATGGCAGGAGATCTCCCGAGCTAT
This genomic window contains:
- a CDS encoding branched-chain amino acid ABC transporter permease — its product is MKKLNKNFWVGIIVALAFYGVVQVLLTTGIFTDVTRSMLLLIGVNIMLAVSLNLITGITGQFSIGHAGFMSVGAYTSAILTLDYNVPFIPGILAGGLLAAVFGVLIGMPTLRLNGDYLAIATLGFGEIIRIIMLNTEYVGGASGLSGIPAKTTWTMLFLFTLITVVVINNFIGSTHGRACIAIRENEIAAEAMGINTTRYKIIAFTIGALFAGMAGGLSAHTFYVITPGSFNFLKSFEIIVMVVLGGLGSTAGSIVGAVFVTLLYTYLREFPEWRMIIYSIVLILMMIFRPSGLLGKTKFSLGRFGKKEAKANDAISESSAP
- a CDS encoding ABC transporter ATP-binding protein; protein product: MTQSAKAVLLDVKEASRSFGGLKALSEVSLHIGKGELIGLIGPNGAGKTTLFNLLTGVYPPSTGSIILNNESIGGMKPYKINHKGAARTFQNIRLFTSMTVLENVKIAFHQHARHSLFTSMLRLPKHFRGEDEITQKAMDILKIFNLADQCGEVASNLSYGNQRRLEIARALAAGPRLLLLDEPAAGMNPNETRDLMNLIAWIRKEFDLTILLIEHDMSLVMGVCDRIYVLDRGMLIANGTPSEIRSNPKVIEAYLGQEA
- a CDS encoding ABC transporter ATP-binding protein; this translates as MLKVQGINVYYGAIHALKDLSIEVKQGEIVTLIGANGAGKSTLLKTLSGLLKPKTGSIEFLDKSITNQSVQSVVKQGLIHCPEGRRVFANMSVEENLELGAYLQNPSSLAADFERIYNTFPRLLERKKQQAGTLSGGEQQMLAMGRALMGHPKLLLLDEPSMGLAPLLVQDIFTIVKEVNAAGTTVLLVEQNAHQALKIAHRAYVLETGRVVLEGGAKELADSEEIKMAYLGH
- a CDS encoding ABC transporter substrate-binding protein gives rise to the protein MKKIGAIILSAVLTAVLASGCGNNKTENSGNSASGGNTAGDTIKIGADLELTGGQASFGDSASKGAKLAVQQINDAGGILGKKLELVVADNASKSEEATQVAQKLITTDKAVTIIGASTSTNTLGIVPVATEKEIPLVSVGATNPKVTVDERTGKVNDWVFRAAFIDPFQGQVMANFALDSLKAKTAVIYTDTSSDYSKGLQKFFEETFKSKGGEVLSQESYQQKDSDFKAVLTRIKAANPDVIYLPGYYEEVGKILKQARGMGITAPFLGGDGWDSPQLAEIAGADALNDTYMSNHYSPEDTAAEVTSFVDAYKAANGGAVPDGMAALGYDALKLVADAITRAGEADPAKIKDALAATKDLQLATGKITLNETHDPVKAAVVLKFVGGKQTFETKVNP
- the ald gene encoding alanine dehydrogenase produces the protein MIVGVPREIKNNENRVAITPAGVEALRKAGHEVFIEQLAGSGSGFDDSEYLNKGAAIVESAAEVWSKSDMIIKVKEPLPEEYGYFRKGLILFTYLHLAPEAGLTAALVESGVTAVGYETIQLEDGSLPLLIPMSEVAGRMAVQIGARLLEKPQGGKGVLLGGVPGVQPGEVVILGGGIVGTNAAKIALGLGARVTVLDRNANRLRALDDIFGGRLVTVMSDSYHIEQAVRKADLLIGAVLIPGARAPKLVKEYMVQQMAEGSVIVDVAIDQGGSIETIDRITTHENPTYVKHGVVHYAVANMPGAVARTSTLALTNVTIPYALQIANLGIHAAAVNNAALASGINVAAGYVTNPAVAQSLGYEAAGGIEVLAAAGGRG
- a CDS encoding helix-turn-helix domain-containing protein, giving the protein MHSIYERIEYLIKQQGLTKKAFSEQLNISTGNMGDWKRGKSTPGTHKLIEIAAFFKVSLDWLILGKQNAGTLKESGEDYFFGQIGQLNCQTDELLPKEKEFIKEYIEFTEYRKRKADGDFSHE
- a CDS encoding helix-turn-helix domain-containing protein; protein product: MQSIYERIEYLIKQKGITKKSFCEQLNISTGNMGDWKRGKSTPGTHKLIEIGSFFHVSLDWLILGKKTSEMVREGSEDYFFGQLRQLNCQTDALKPEEQNFIKEYFEFTQYRKQKETEENS